A single Clavibacter nebraskensis NCPPB 2581 DNA region contains:
- a CDS encoding antitoxin VbhA family protein gives MPEDRDGAGREERRRHVEDAAHSGEMEGLHLTPGTSEDAGEYVAGRIDAAELRERVRARYGIG, from the coding sequence ATGCCGGAGGATCGGGATGGCGCCGGGCGCGAGGAGCGCCGCCGCCACGTGGAGGACGCCGCGCACAGCGGCGAGATGGAGGGGCTGCACCTCACCCCCGGCACGTCGGAGGACGCCGGCGAGTACGTCGCGGGGCGCATCGACGCGGCGGAGCTGCGCGAGCGCGTCCGCGCCCGATACGGCATCGGCTGA
- a CDS encoding NAD-dependent succinate-semialdehyde dehydrogenase, whose translation MSSYAVTDPTTGERVAEHPEITDRELQGAIAAAEGAYRGWSRRTTIAERAALVARVAELHVERRDELARIIVREMGKPLDQALGEVDFAADIQAYYARNAEDLLADEPIVLADGTGSAFVRRSGLGVLLGIMPWNFPYYQVARFAAPAIVTGNAILLKHAPQCPESAAAIQRMYRDAAAELGADPGVYVSVLATNAQIEGVIADPRVRGVSVTGSERAGAAVAEIAGRHLKKVVLELGGSDPFLLLSTDDLDATVADAVAARLDNNGQSCNGAKRFLVIDHLYDDFAARFTAQLTAAQPGDPMADGTLLGPLSSRAATERLTEQLARAVEQGATVLASGEPVGNMFPPAVLADVTPEMDAYREEFFGPVAALYRVRSEEEAVALANDTPFGLGSYVYTTDPEQAMRVADGIDAGMVWVNLVLADAAELPFGGVKRSGSGRELGRHAVDEFANRKLIRIA comes from the coding sequence ATGAGCAGCTACGCCGTCACCGATCCGACCACCGGCGAGCGGGTCGCCGAGCATCCCGAGATCACCGACCGGGAGCTGCAGGGGGCGATCGCCGCCGCCGAGGGCGCGTACCGCGGCTGGTCGCGCCGCACCACGATCGCCGAGCGGGCGGCCCTCGTCGCCCGCGTCGCCGAGCTGCACGTGGAGCGCCGGGACGAGCTGGCCCGGATCATCGTGCGCGAGATGGGCAAGCCGCTCGACCAGGCGCTCGGCGAGGTCGACTTCGCCGCCGACATCCAGGCGTACTACGCCCGGAACGCCGAGGACCTCCTCGCCGACGAGCCGATCGTGCTCGCCGACGGCACCGGATCCGCGTTCGTGCGCCGCTCGGGCCTCGGCGTGCTGCTCGGGATCATGCCGTGGAACTTCCCCTACTACCAGGTGGCGCGGTTCGCGGCGCCGGCCATCGTCACGGGCAACGCGATCCTGCTCAAGCACGCGCCGCAGTGCCCGGAGTCGGCCGCGGCGATCCAGCGCATGTACCGCGACGCGGCCGCCGAGCTGGGCGCCGACCCGGGCGTGTACGTGAGCGTGCTCGCGACGAACGCGCAGATCGAGGGCGTCATCGCCGACCCGCGCGTGCGGGGCGTCTCCGTCACGGGATCCGAGCGGGCGGGCGCCGCCGTCGCGGAGATCGCCGGCCGGCACCTCAAGAAGGTCGTGCTGGAGCTCGGTGGATCCGACCCCTTCCTCCTCCTGTCGACCGACGACCTCGACGCCACGGTCGCGGACGCGGTGGCCGCCCGCCTCGACAACAACGGCCAGTCCTGCAACGGCGCCAAGCGCTTCCTCGTGATCGACCACCTCTACGACGACTTCGCCGCCCGGTTCACCGCGCAGCTCACGGCCGCGCAGCCCGGGGATCCGATGGCCGACGGCACCCTGCTCGGCCCGCTCTCCTCGCGCGCCGCGACCGAGCGGCTCACCGAACAGCTCGCCCGCGCGGTGGAGCAGGGCGCGACCGTGCTCGCGAGCGGCGAGCCCGTCGGCAACATGTTCCCGCCGGCGGTCCTCGCCGACGTGACCCCCGAGATGGACGCCTACCGCGAGGAGTTCTTCGGCCCGGTCGCCGCGCTCTACCGCGTGCGTTCGGAGGAGGAGGCGGTCGCGCTCGCGAACGACACCCCGTTCGGCCTGGGCTCGTACGTCTACACGACGGATCCCGAGCAGGCCATGCGGGTCGCCGACGGCATCGACGCGGGCATGGTCTGGGTCAACCTCGTGCTCGCCGACGCGGCCGAGCTGCCCTTCGGCGGCGTGAAGCGCTCGGGCTCGGGCCGCGAGCTCGGCCGCCACGCGGTCGACGAGTTCGCGAACCGGAAGCTGATCCGGATCGCGTAG
- a CDS encoding GNAT family N-acetyltransferase — protein sequence MPTRIRLATPADLDALQRIEDAADRLLVDLLRPEDWPPAPTGAARAAEPGFLLVADEAADGSHAALVGFAHVLEVDGLDHLEQVAVPPEHGRRGHGRALVEASVDEARGRGHGRITLRTFADVPWNGPSYARMGFAEEPPATPFHAALVETEARLGLDRLGRRIQMGRELG from the coding sequence GTGCCCACCCGGATCCGCCTCGCCACCCCCGCCGACCTCGACGCGCTGCAGCGGATCGAGGACGCGGCCGACCGCCTGCTCGTCGACCTGCTGCGGCCCGAGGACTGGCCGCCCGCGCCGACCGGGGCGGCGCGCGCCGCGGAGCCCGGGTTCCTGCTGGTCGCGGACGAGGCGGCCGACGGATCCCACGCCGCACTCGTCGGCTTCGCGCACGTCCTCGAGGTCGACGGCCTCGACCACCTCGAGCAGGTCGCGGTGCCGCCCGAGCACGGCCGCCGCGGACACGGGCGCGCGCTTGTCGAGGCATCGGTGGACGAGGCCCGGGGGCGCGGCCATGGGCGGATCACGCTGCGCACCTTCGCGGACGTGCCGTGGAACGGGCCCTCCTACGCCCGCATGGGGTTCGCGGAGGAGCCGCCCGCGACGCCGTTCCACGCGGCGCTCGTGGAGACGGAGGCGCGGCTCGGCCTCGACCGGCTCGGGCGGCGGATCCAGATGGGGCGCGAGCTGGGCTGA
- a CDS encoding Gfo/Idh/MocA family protein, translating to MGEEVFGVGLVGAGPVGQAIHLPTLARMADRFRVVHVMDVDADVAERVAARAGARHSTDADALIEDPAVDVVVIGSPNRFHAEQVIAACRAGKRAVLCEKPLAVSAEEGRAIARASAEHGVPVIVGTMHAFDPAWIAAADAWDASGRAPHTVRISAVIPPNPDSEDSATEIVGRPAPRVAGEPDLEAQALAVIGGVLGLAIHDLPLARRLLPDARPRVISARALRPWGYEVVAMVGESVLEIHGIGGASWDPEWTLDAVARDRSLHLDFSLSYVHAGSSTATLTDARGTTGWGPYTDNGYVGEWEHVHDVVTGRAAPVAMHAQLADLDLATDIAEQSAAIIRAGGVVPAATEAGSDADAARTEVAA from the coding sequence GTGGGCGAAGAGGTGTTCGGTGTGGGCCTTGTCGGGGCCGGGCCGGTCGGGCAGGCCATCCACCTGCCGACCCTGGCGCGCATGGCAGACCGGTTCCGCGTCGTCCACGTGATGGACGTCGACGCGGACGTCGCGGAGCGCGTCGCCGCCCGCGCGGGAGCCCGGCACTCGACCGACGCGGACGCGCTCATCGAGGATCCCGCCGTCGACGTCGTCGTCATCGGCAGCCCGAACCGCTTCCACGCCGAGCAGGTCATCGCCGCGTGCCGGGCCGGCAAGCGCGCCGTGCTCTGCGAGAAGCCGCTGGCCGTCTCCGCCGAGGAGGGCCGGGCCATCGCCCGCGCGTCCGCCGAGCATGGGGTCCCCGTCATCGTCGGCACGATGCACGCGTTCGACCCCGCGTGGATCGCCGCGGCCGACGCCTGGGACGCCTCCGGCCGCGCGCCGCACACCGTCCGCATCTCGGCTGTCATCCCGCCGAACCCCGACTCCGAGGACTCCGCCACCGAGATCGTCGGCCGCCCCGCACCTCGCGTCGCGGGCGAGCCGGACCTCGAGGCGCAGGCGCTCGCCGTCATCGGCGGCGTGCTCGGCCTCGCCATCCACGACCTCCCGCTCGCGCGCCGCCTGCTGCCCGACGCCCGGCCGCGCGTGATCAGCGCGCGCGCCCTCCGGCCCTGGGGCTACGAGGTCGTCGCGATGGTGGGCGAGAGCGTGCTCGAGATCCACGGCATCGGCGGCGCCTCGTGGGACCCCGAGTGGACCCTCGACGCCGTCGCCCGCGACCGCTCCCTCCACCTCGACTTCTCGCTCTCCTACGTGCACGCCGGATCCAGCACCGCCACCCTCACGGACGCCCGCGGCACCACCGGCTGGGGCCCGTACACGGACAACGGCTACGTCGGCGAGTGGGAGCACGTGCACGATGTGGTCACGGGCCGCGCCGCCCCGGTGGCGATGCACGCCCAGCTCGCCGACCTCGACCTGGCGACCGACATCGCGGAGCAGAGCGCGGCGATCATCCGGGCGGGCGGCGTCGTCCCCGCGGCGACCGAGGCCGGATCCGACGCGGACGCCGCGCGGACGGAGGTCGCGGCATGA
- a CDS encoding SulP family inorganic anion transporter, with amino-acid sequence MASSASPATAAPAATVRPHSPTVLEALKSPRLLSREVLAGLVVALALIPEAISFSIIAGVDPRVGLFSSFVMAVSIAFLGGRPAMITAATGAIALVVAPVVRDHGLDYLIATVILGGLLQIVLGLLGVAKLMRFIPRSVMVGFVNALAILIFSAQIPNLVGVPWLVYPLVAVGIVIIVVMPRITKVVPAPLVAIVVVTVAVVVTALAVPTVGDEGALPDSLPTLFIPDVPLTFDTLRIIAPYALALALVGILESLMTAKLVDDITDTPSRKTRETLGQGGANILSGLFGGMGGCAMIGQTMINVKASGARTRISTFLAGVFLLILVVGLGDVVAIIPMAALVAVMIMVSVGTFDWHSVRPSTLRRMPVGETLVMVLTVIVVVLTDNLAIGVIIGVIAAMIVFARRVAHFATVERTERTDEDGAPVAHYAVVGELFFASSNDLTTQFDYAGDPERVVIDMTGSHVWDASTVAALDAITYKYERHGKRAVISGMNDSSAAMHGRLAGELGAGH; translated from the coding sequence ATGGCCTCATCCGCATCCCCCGCGACCGCCGCCCCGGCGGCGACCGTCCGCCCGCACAGCCCGACCGTCCTCGAGGCGCTGAAGAGCCCGCGCCTCCTCAGCCGCGAGGTGCTCGCCGGCCTCGTGGTCGCGCTCGCGCTCATCCCCGAGGCGATCTCGTTCTCGATCATCGCCGGGGTGGATCCGCGCGTCGGCCTGTTCTCGTCGTTCGTGATGGCCGTCTCGATCGCGTTCCTCGGCGGCCGGCCCGCCATGATCACCGCGGCCACGGGCGCCATCGCGCTCGTCGTCGCGCCGGTCGTCCGCGACCACGGCCTCGACTACCTCATCGCCACCGTGATCCTCGGCGGGCTCCTGCAGATCGTGCTCGGCCTCCTCGGGGTCGCGAAGCTCATGCGCTTCATCCCGCGCTCGGTGATGGTCGGCTTCGTCAACGCGCTCGCCATCCTCATCTTCTCCGCGCAGATCCCGAACCTCGTGGGCGTGCCGTGGCTCGTCTACCCGCTGGTGGCGGTGGGCATCGTGATCATCGTGGTGATGCCGCGGATCACGAAGGTCGTGCCCGCGCCGCTCGTCGCCATCGTCGTGGTCACCGTCGCGGTGGTCGTCACCGCGCTCGCCGTGCCGACCGTGGGCGACGAGGGCGCGCTGCCCGACAGCCTGCCGACCCTGTTCATCCCGGACGTGCCGCTCACGTTCGACACCCTGCGGATCATCGCGCCGTACGCGCTCGCCCTCGCGCTCGTCGGGATCCTCGAGTCGCTCATGACCGCGAAGCTCGTCGACGACATCACCGACACCCCGTCGCGCAAGACCCGCGAGACCCTCGGCCAGGGCGGCGCCAACATCCTCTCGGGCCTCTTCGGCGGCATGGGCGGCTGCGCGATGATCGGCCAGACGATGATCAACGTGAAGGCCTCCGGCGCCCGCACCCGCATCTCCACGTTCCTCGCCGGCGTGTTCCTGCTGATCCTCGTGGTCGGCCTCGGCGACGTCGTCGCGATCATCCCGATGGCCGCGCTCGTGGCCGTGATGATCATGGTCTCGGTCGGCACCTTCGACTGGCACAGCGTCCGGCCGTCGACGCTGCGCCGCATGCCCGTCGGCGAGACGCTCGTGATGGTGCTCACGGTGATCGTGGTGGTGCTCACCGACAACCTCGCGATCGGCGTCATCATCGGCGTGATCGCCGCGATGATCGTCTTCGCCCGCCGCGTCGCCCACTTCGCCACGGTCGAGCGCACGGAACGCACCGACGAGGACGGCGCCCCGGTCGCGCACTACGCCGTCGTCGGCGAGCTGTTCTTCGCCTCCAGCAACGACCTCACCACCCAGTTCGACTACGCGGGCGACCCGGAGCGCGTGGTGATCGACATGACCGGATCCCACGTGTGGGACGCCTCGACCGTCGCCGCCCTCGACGCCATCACCTACAAGTACGAGCGCCACGGCAAGCGCGCCGTCATCAGCGGCATGAACGATTCGTCCGCCGCCATGCACGGCCGCCTCGCGGGGGAGCTGGGCGCGGGGCACTGA
- a CDS encoding helix-turn-helix domain-containing protein, translated as MRTVGRNLATQRKLLGLTAKMVAERAGTTQQTISKLENGQGTSLEITLRVLRVLGLMDAVVVATDPFGTERGRLMVEEKLPERVRVRKHG; from the coding sequence ATGCGCACCGTCGGTCGCAACCTCGCCACCCAACGGAAGCTGCTCGGTCTGACGGCGAAGATGGTCGCGGAGCGCGCCGGGACGACGCAGCAGACCATCAGCAAGCTCGAGAACGGCCAGGGCACCAGCCTGGAGATCACGCTCCGAGTGCTTCGCGTCCTGGGGCTCATGGACGCCGTGGTCGTCGCCACCGATCCGTTCGGGACCGAGCGAGGCCGGCTGATGGTCGAGGAGAAGCTGCCGGAGCGGGTCCGGGTGCGCAAGCATGGCTGA
- a CDS encoding DHA2 family efflux MFS transporter permease subunit, translating into MSTPPSADTRRDATPPAESTIPRASDAASDRAVAPEDERLPHGAPLVIGLLVVAAFVVILNETIMSVALPSLMADLDITTATAQWLTTGFMLTMAVVIPATGFILQRFSTRQVFGAAMTLFSLGTLIAAIAPGFGVLLIGRIVQASGTAIMMPLLFTTVLNLVPAARRGRLMGVISIVIAVAPAIGPTVSGLILSSLSWRWMFWIVLPIALVALTLGLWRITNLTTPRKLPFDILSVVLSTLAFGGLIFGLSSLGESAEGDAPLPLWIPITVGVLALAAFITRQIALQRQDRALMDLRTFRSRPFVVAMIMVSVSMMALFGSLIVLPLYLQNVLELGTLETGLLLLPGGALMAILSPIVGRLFDRVGPRPLVIPGAVVVSIALWGMTTMLHEGTSIGWVIAVHLVLNAGLAFMFTPLLTSALGSLPPRLYSHGSATVSTMQQLAGAAGTALFVTVLTTTTVAGLAEGQSEVTATAAGVQAAFMIGGFISLAAIVASFFVRRPTEPLPEGVAAH; encoded by the coding sequence ATGAGCACGCCGCCCTCCGCCGACACCCGGCGCGACGCCACGCCGCCCGCCGAGTCGACCATCCCCCGCGCGAGCGACGCCGCGTCCGACCGGGCCGTCGCCCCCGAGGACGAGCGCCTGCCGCACGGCGCCCCGCTCGTCATCGGCCTGCTGGTCGTCGCCGCCTTCGTCGTGATCCTCAACGAGACGATCATGAGCGTCGCCCTGCCGAGCCTCATGGCCGACCTCGACATCACCACCGCGACCGCGCAGTGGCTCACGACCGGCTTCATGCTGACGATGGCCGTCGTGATCCCCGCGACCGGCTTCATCCTGCAGCGCTTCTCCACGCGCCAGGTCTTCGGCGCCGCCATGACGCTGTTCTCGCTCGGCACGCTCATCGCGGCCATCGCCCCCGGCTTCGGCGTGCTCCTCATCGGCCGCATCGTGCAGGCCAGCGGCACGGCGATCATGATGCCGCTGCTGTTCACGACCGTCCTCAACCTGGTGCCCGCCGCGCGCCGCGGCCGCCTCATGGGCGTCATCTCCATCGTCATCGCGGTCGCCCCGGCGATCGGCCCGACGGTGTCCGGCCTCATCCTCAGCTCGCTGTCGTGGCGCTGGATGTTCTGGATCGTGCTGCCCATCGCGCTCGTCGCGCTGACGCTCGGCCTCTGGAGGATCACCAACCTCACGACCCCGCGGAAGCTGCCGTTCGACATCCTCTCGGTGGTGCTCTCCACGCTCGCGTTCGGCGGCCTGATCTTCGGCCTCTCGAGCCTGGGCGAGTCCGCCGAGGGCGACGCGCCCCTGCCGCTGTGGATCCCGATCACGGTCGGCGTGCTCGCGCTCGCCGCCTTCATCACCCGCCAGATCGCGCTGCAGCGCCAGGACCGCGCCCTCATGGACCTGCGCACCTTCCGCAGCCGCCCGTTCGTGGTCGCGATGATCATGGTGAGCGTCAGCATGATGGCGCTGTTCGGCAGCCTCATCGTCCTGCCGCTCTACCTGCAGAACGTGCTGGAGCTCGGCACGCTCGAGACCGGCCTGCTCCTGCTCCCGGGCGGCGCGCTCATGGCGATCCTGTCGCCCATCGTCGGCCGTCTCTTCGACCGTGTCGGGCCGCGCCCGCTCGTGATCCCCGGTGCCGTCGTCGTGAGCATCGCCCTCTGGGGCATGACCACGATGCTGCACGAGGGCACGTCGATCGGCTGGGTCATCGCGGTGCACCTGGTGCTCAACGCGGGCCTCGCGTTCATGTTCACGCCGCTGCTCACGTCGGCCCTCGGATCCCTGCCGCCGCGCCTCTACTCGCACGGCAGCGCGACCGTCTCGACGATGCAGCAGCTCGCGGGCGCCGCGGGCACCGCGCTGTTCGTCACGGTGCTCACCACCACGACGGTCGCCGGCCTCGCCGAGGGCCAGTCGGAGGTCACGGCCACCGCGGCCGGCGTGCAGGCGGCCTTCATGATCGGCGGGTTCATCTCGCTCGCCGCCATCGTCGCGTCCTTCTTCGTGCGGCGTCCGACGGAGCCGCTGCCGGAGGGCGTCGCGGCGCACTAG
- a CDS encoding TetR/AcrR family transcriptional regulator: MTETDQHAAARDAPSASPGERVSGASAEQATAVRGPYSTGVRRRAEIVAAAVRVFGVRGYGAATIKEIADEVGVSPAAVLRYFRKEELLTEVLRQWDRQQPFVSEAAPGLPALRAFVDLMRYHVEHRGFLELYLTFATETSDATHPAHEYMRGRYARTIAQIRRRIGEAVALGQVPAMDDATLDYEAACFLAILDGLEIQWIHNPAIDLPALVGEYVEQSIARWRAGARASVPPGSASWD, translated from the coding sequence ATGACCGAGACGGATCAGCACGCCGCGGCCCGTGACGCACCCTCCGCATCCCCGGGCGAGCGGGTCTCCGGGGCTTCCGCCGAGCAGGCGACGGCGGTCCGCGGGCCGTACTCCACGGGCGTGCGGCGGCGGGCCGAGATCGTCGCGGCAGCCGTCCGGGTGTTCGGCGTCCGCGGCTACGGCGCCGCGACCATCAAGGAGATCGCCGACGAGGTGGGCGTCTCGCCCGCGGCCGTGCTCCGCTACTTCCGCAAGGAGGAGCTGCTGACGGAGGTGCTCCGGCAGTGGGACCGGCAGCAGCCGTTCGTCTCCGAGGCCGCCCCGGGCCTGCCCGCGCTGCGCGCCTTCGTCGACCTGATGCGCTACCACGTGGAGCACCGCGGCTTCCTCGAGCTGTACCTGACGTTCGCGACCGAGACCAGCGACGCCACGCATCCGGCGCACGAGTACATGCGCGGCCGGTACGCGCGCACGATCGCGCAGATCCGCCGCCGCATCGGCGAGGCGGTCGCGCTCGGGCAGGTACCGGCGATGGACGACGCGACGCTCGACTACGAGGCCGCGTGCTTCCTCGCGATCCTCGACGGGCTCGAGATCCAGTGGATCCACAACCCGGCGATCGACCTGCCCGCCCTCGTGGGCGAGTACGTGGAGCAGTCGATCGCGCGCTGGCGCGCGGGCGCCCGGGCGTCGGTCCCGCCGGGCTCGGCGAGCTGGGACTGA
- a CDS encoding Fic/DOC family protein, with product MDGFVDPYVDPATGILRNRVGARTRAELDRAEGDLSFAAMIELLTRPPRPTGDLAELRTIHRGLFTDVYDWAGEIRTVDIRKDAEGAEFFLPVSMIDRAASFTAEELRADDMLRGLDRQRFVQRLAHHYDQLNYIHPFREGNGRTQRLFWDRVARDAGWELDWRRVSGAENDRASRLASESRDLGPLRTMLERVVVPAAPRPRAAVAARDRSRLGGRGRGPGRDLDRGR from the coding sequence ATGGACGGCTTCGTCGATCCTTACGTGGACCCGGCGACGGGGATCCTCCGCAACCGCGTGGGCGCGCGCACGCGCGCCGAGCTCGACCGGGCGGAGGGCGACCTTTCCTTCGCCGCGATGATCGAGCTCCTGACCCGACCGCCGCGGCCCACGGGAGACCTCGCGGAGCTCCGGACGATCCACCGGGGCCTGTTCACCGACGTGTACGACTGGGCCGGGGAGATCCGCACCGTCGACATCCGCAAGGACGCTGAGGGCGCGGAGTTCTTCCTCCCGGTCTCGATGATCGACCGGGCGGCCTCCTTCACGGCGGAGGAGCTCCGCGCGGACGACATGCTCCGGGGACTCGACCGCCAGCGGTTCGTGCAGAGGCTCGCGCATCACTACGACCAGCTCAACTACATCCACCCTTTCCGTGAGGGGAACGGGCGGACGCAGAGGCTGTTCTGGGATCGCGTGGCGCGGGATGCGGGGTGGGAGCTGGACTGGCGTCGCGTGTCCGGCGCGGAGAACGACCGGGCGTCGCGCCTCGCGTCCGAGAGCCGTGACCTTGGTCCCCTGCGCACGATGCTCGAGAGGGTGGTCGTCCCTGCGGCTCCCCGGCCCCGAGCGGCCGTCGCCGCTCGGGATCGGAGCAGGCTGGGCGGCCGCGGCCGCGGCCCGGGTCGGGACCTCGACCGCGGCCGCTGA
- a CDS encoding ribonuclease J, whose translation MPPTSHAHALDIAKPGRLPRGGLRVTPLGGLGDVGRNMTLFEYEGELLIVDCGVLFPEESQPGINVILPDFSTLRGRLDKITGIVLTHGHEDHIGGVPYLLQERPDIPVIGSRLTLAFISAKLEEHKIKPVTRQVKEGDRIDAGKFDLEFVAVNHSIPDGLAVAIRTGAGMVLHTGDFKMDQFPMDRRLTDLGAFARLGEEGVDLFLTDSTNAEVPGFTTAEKDLTPAIEKVFRTAPKRIVVSSFASHVHRIQQVLDSAEQYGRKVSFVGRSMVRNMKIASDLGYLRIPKGLVVDLKALNKLPDDKVTLICTGSQGEPMAALSRMARREHIIEVGEGDTILLASSLIPGNENAIYGVINGLIRWGADVVHKGNAKVHVSGHASAGELVYCYNIVKPRNVLPVHGEWRHLVANAALAESTGVKNALVIEDGVSVDLVNGRASISGRVPAPYVFVDGMTIGVATEEALEERRTLAAEGQITVLGIFDEKEQKLIHPAELITRGFVEHDGWIPEAEAAISTALKNAAAKRHLDGVAAERAMGDGLQRWLQRRHRRTPVVTVIVVDAD comes from the coding sequence ATGCCTCCCACCTCCCACGCCCACGCCCTCGACATCGCCAAGCCCGGGCGCCTCCCCCGCGGCGGCCTGCGCGTCACGCCCCTCGGCGGCCTCGGCGACGTCGGCCGCAACATGACGCTGTTCGAGTACGAGGGCGAGCTGCTCATCGTCGACTGCGGTGTCCTCTTCCCCGAGGAGAGCCAGCCCGGCATCAACGTGATCCTCCCCGACTTCAGCACCCTGCGCGGGCGCCTCGACAAGATCACGGGCATCGTCCTCACGCACGGCCACGAGGACCACATCGGCGGCGTCCCCTACCTCCTGCAGGAGCGGCCCGACATCCCCGTCATCGGATCCCGCCTCACGCTCGCGTTCATCAGCGCGAAGCTCGAGGAGCACAAGATCAAGCCCGTCACCCGCCAGGTGAAGGAGGGCGACCGCATCGACGCGGGCAAGTTCGACCTCGAGTTCGTCGCCGTGAACCACTCCATCCCGGACGGGCTCGCCGTCGCGATCCGCACGGGCGCCGGCATGGTCCTGCACACGGGCGACTTCAAGATGGACCAGTTCCCGATGGACCGCCGCCTCACCGACCTCGGCGCGTTCGCCCGCCTCGGCGAGGAGGGCGTGGACCTCTTCCTCACCGACTCCACGAACGCGGAGGTCCCCGGCTTCACCACCGCCGAGAAGGACCTCACGCCCGCCATCGAGAAGGTGTTCCGCACGGCGCCCAAGCGCATCGTCGTCTCCAGCTTCGCGAGCCACGTGCACCGGATCCAGCAGGTGCTCGACTCCGCCGAGCAGTACGGCCGCAAGGTCTCCTTCGTGGGCCGCTCGATGGTGCGGAACATGAAGATCGCGTCCGACCTCGGCTACCTGCGCATCCCCAAGGGCCTCGTCGTCGACCTCAAGGCGCTGAACAAGCTGCCGGACGACAAGGTCACGCTCATCTGCACCGGGTCGCAGGGCGAGCCGATGGCGGCGCTCAGCCGCATGGCGCGCCGCGAGCACATCATCGAGGTGGGCGAGGGCGACACGATCCTCCTCGCCAGCTCGCTCATCCCCGGCAACGAGAACGCCATCTACGGCGTGATCAACGGCCTCATCCGCTGGGGCGCCGACGTCGTGCACAAGGGCAACGCGAAGGTCCACGTGTCCGGCCACGCCAGCGCGGGCGAGCTCGTGTACTGCTACAACATCGTCAAGCCCCGCAACGTGCTGCCGGTGCACGGCGAGTGGCGCCACCTCGTCGCCAACGCGGCCCTGGCCGAGAGCACGGGCGTCAAGAACGCGCTCGTCATCGAGGACGGCGTGAGCGTCGACCTCGTCAACGGCCGCGCCTCGATCTCCGGCCGCGTGCCCGCGCCCTACGTCTTCGTCGACGGCATGACCATCGGCGTGGCGACCGAGGAGGCCCTCGAGGAGCGCCGCACGCTCGCCGCCGAGGGGCAGATCACCGTGCTCGGCATCTTCGACGAGAAGGAGCAGAAGCTCATCCACCCGGCCGAGCTCATCACGCGCGGCTTCGTGGAGCACGACGGCTGGATCCCCGAGGCCGAGGCCGCCATCAGCACCGCCCTGAAGAACGCGGCCGCCAAGCGCCACCTCGACGGCGTCGCCGCCGAGCGCGCCATGGGCGACGGCCTGCAGCGCTGGCTCCAGCGCCGCCACCGCCGCACGCCGGTGGTCACGGTCATCGTGGTGGACGCCGACTAG
- a CDS encoding TetR/AcrR family transcriptional regulator, with amino-acid sequence MSAASDPADAAGTGATGATGLRERRRMATTTEISEAALALFEQRGMAATTIHDIAQAAGVSDRTCFRYFPSKEESVLTLHPVFDAPLDAWLADVDRGSAPLPQLESVYERVLATLDGDLSAIAHQQLRVRRLMAAEPQLRSTAVSLDATRSWELAERMTTAFGGRITAQEARLVTEFAGVAVRAAFDEWADARTAGLDATLVASYAAVRRRLRAIAGTGAA; translated from the coding sequence ATGAGCGCAGCGAGCGACCCGGCGGACGCGGCCGGCACGGGCGCGACCGGCGCGACCGGCCTCCGCGAGCGGCGCCGCATGGCGACGACCACCGAGATCAGCGAGGCGGCGCTCGCCCTCTTCGAGCAGCGCGGCATGGCGGCCACCACGATCCACGACATCGCGCAGGCCGCGGGCGTCTCCGACCGCACGTGCTTCCGCTACTTCCCGAGCAAGGAGGAGTCGGTCCTCACGCTCCACCCCGTGTTCGACGCGCCGCTCGACGCGTGGCTCGCGGACGTCGACCGCGGATCCGCGCCGCTCCCCCAGCTCGAGTCCGTCTACGAACGCGTGCTCGCGACCCTCGACGGCGACCTCTCCGCCATCGCCCACCAGCAGCTGCGCGTGCGCCGCCTCATGGCCGCCGAGCCGCAGCTGCGGTCGACCGCGGTCTCCCTCGACGCGACGCGCTCGTGGGAGCTGGCCGAGCGCATGACGACGGCGTTCGGCGGCCGCATCACGGCCCAGGAGGCGCGGCTCGTGACCGAGTTCGCGGGCGTCGCGGTGCGCGCGGCCTTCGACGAGTGGGCGGATGCGCGCACGGCCGGCCTCGACGCGACCCTCGTCGCGTCCTACGCGGCGGTGCGCCGCCGGCTGCGCGCCATCGCGGGCACGGGCGCGGCCTGA